A window of the Dyadobacter pollutisoli genome harbors these coding sequences:
- a CDS encoding efflux RND transporter permease subunit, giving the protein MNKFIRGIVGFSLKNRFFIFFMTGLLIVAGVVSYQNTPLEAFPDVTNTQIIIVTQWNGRSAEEIERFVTVPIEVAMNSVQQKSNVRSTTMFGLSIIKIIFDDGVEDFFARQQVNNQLRNISLPEGVEPDVQPPYGPTGEIFRFTLKSKDRDSRELLTLHNWVIDRQLRSIPGVADVVAFGGREKIYEVQVNPTKLVKYNITPLEVYQAVTKSNVNVGGDVIEKNGQAYVVRGIGLLNSIPDIQNIIVEFVKDNPVLVKDVADVKESDMPRVGQVGLDGNDDVVEGIVVQRKGENPSEVLTRIKDKVEELNTKILPPDVKMVTFYDRDNLIEFCAHTVKHNLIEGIVLVTVIVFVFMADWRTTIIVSIIIPLALLFAFMCLKLMGMSANLLSMGAIDFGIIIDGAVVMVEGIFVALDHLAHRNGMERYNKLSKLGLIKRTGGELGKAIFFSKLIIITALIPIFSFQKVEGKMFTPLAYTLGFALLGALLYTLTLVPVLCSMLLNKNVREKSNPIVRFFDRAVTRGFEWCYTRKKISVILATAFLGISLFSAKFLGTEFLPTLNEGALWVEAKMPMSSSLNETIKMVTILRAKLNEFPEVNGVLSQTGRSNDGTDPSGFYYVQMQVNLKPKSEWTRKISQDDLIEEMDKKLKQFQGINYNYSQPIIDNVAEAVAGMNASNAVKIYGDDLETLNDKANQVLEAIKDVPGIKDVGILRNIGQPEVSVILHDHKMAQYGVSTADAQAVIEMAIGGKTASILYEGERKFDIRLRYEQQYRRTVDDIQQLMVPTMTGGKIPLKEISTIKTVTGPAFVYRDNNKRFIGVKFSVRERDLGSTIADAQNRVKPLLKTLPKGYSVNWSGEFENQVRATARLGQVVPISLIGIFILLFIMFSNAKDAGLVLINVPFALIGGILALHVTHMNFGISAGVGFIALFGLCVQNGVILISVFNKNLAARMSLDDAIREGVKSRIRPVIMTALMAAIGLLPAATSTGIGSETQKPLAIVVIGGLITATVLTLLIFPIIYGFFNRKIKTSKYA; this is encoded by the coding sequence ATGAATAAATTCATTCGGGGAATTGTCGGCTTTTCTTTGAAAAACCGGTTCTTCATATTCTTCATGACCGGCCTGCTGATTGTCGCAGGTGTTGTCAGCTACCAAAATACCCCCCTGGAAGCGTTTCCGGACGTCACCAACACACAAATTATCATTGTTACCCAATGGAACGGCCGTAGTGCGGAGGAGATCGAGCGGTTTGTGACGGTTCCCATTGAGGTGGCGATGAATTCGGTACAGCAGAAATCCAATGTCCGCAGCACCACGATGTTCGGACTTAGCATTATCAAAATCATTTTTGATGACGGCGTTGAGGATTTCTTTGCCCGGCAGCAGGTTAATAATCAGCTGCGAAATATCTCGCTTCCCGAAGGTGTGGAGCCGGACGTGCAGCCTCCTTATGGGCCCACCGGTGAGATTTTCAGGTTTACATTAAAAAGCAAAGACCGCGACAGCCGCGAGCTCCTGACATTACACAACTGGGTGATCGACAGACAGCTGAGAAGTATTCCGGGTGTGGCAGACGTGGTTGCGTTCGGTGGTCGCGAGAAAATTTACGAAGTGCAGGTAAACCCCACCAAGCTGGTAAAATACAACATTACCCCGCTGGAAGTGTATCAGGCCGTTACGAAAAGTAATGTCAATGTCGGTGGCGATGTGATTGAAAAGAATGGGCAAGCTTATGTGGTTCGGGGGATCGGGTTACTGAACTCTATCCCTGATATCCAGAACATTATCGTCGAGTTTGTGAAGGATAACCCCGTGCTCGTGAAGGATGTTGCCGATGTGAAAGAGTCGGATATGCCGCGGGTTGGTCAGGTGGGGCTGGATGGAAATGATGATGTGGTGGAAGGGATTGTGGTGCAACGCAAAGGCGAGAACCCAAGTGAGGTACTGACGCGTATAAAGGATAAGGTGGAGGAATTGAACACCAAAATACTTCCTCCTGATGTCAAAATGGTCACTTTTTACGACCGTGATAACCTGATTGAATTTTGTGCGCATACTGTAAAACACAACCTCATTGAAGGCATTGTGCTGGTGACCGTCATCGTATTTGTATTCATGGCTGACTGGCGCACGACGATCATTGTTTCGATTATTATCCCGCTGGCGCTGCTGTTTGCATTCATGTGCCTGAAACTGATGGGAATGTCGGCCAACCTGCTTTCCATGGGTGCGATCGATTTCGGGATCATTATTGACGGGGCTGTGGTGATGGTGGAAGGGATTTTCGTGGCGCTGGACCATCTGGCGCATCGAAATGGTATGGAGCGGTACAACAAGTTGTCAAAACTGGGACTGATCAAACGTACAGGCGGCGAGCTTGGGAAAGCTATATTCTTCTCCAAACTGATCATTATCACGGCATTGATCCCGATTTTCAGTTTTCAAAAAGTCGAGGGAAAGATGTTTACGCCACTCGCTTATACGCTCGGGTTTGCATTACTGGGCGCACTACTGTATACGCTCACGCTGGTACCTGTGCTTTGCTCTATGTTGCTCAATAAAAATGTCCGCGAAAAGAGCAATCCAATCGTCCGCTTCTTCGACAGGGCGGTAACGAGGGGTTTTGAATGGTGCTACACGCGGAAAAAGATCAGTGTAATTCTTGCGACAGCGTTTTTAGGTATCAGTCTTTTTTCCGCCAAGTTTCTTGGTACCGAATTCCTGCCAACATTAAATGAAGGCGCATTGTGGGTGGAGGCGAAAATGCCGATGAGCAGCTCGTTGAACGAAACCATCAAAATGGTCACAATCCTGCGAGCGAAATTGAATGAATTTCCGGAGGTTAATGGTGTGCTATCCCAAACAGGACGCTCCAATGACGGTACCGACCCTTCCGGTTTCTATTATGTTCAAATGCAGGTTAACCTGAAACCAAAATCGGAATGGACGCGCAAGATCAGTCAGGACGATCTGATCGAGGAAATGGACAAAAAATTGAAACAATTCCAGGGAATCAATTACAATTATTCACAACCCATTATCGACAATGTGGCGGAAGCTGTTGCGGGAATGAATGCGAGTAATGCTGTAAAAATCTACGGCGATGATCTTGAAACATTGAATGACAAGGCCAATCAGGTTTTGGAAGCGATCAAAGACGTTCCGGGGATCAAAGACGTTGGTATTCTGAGAAATATCGGACAGCCTGAGGTTAGCGTAATCCTGCATGACCATAAAATGGCGCAGTACGGTGTGAGTACCGCCGACGCACAAGCCGTGATTGAAATGGCCATCGGTGGAAAAACAGCGTCAATACTTTATGAAGGTGAACGCAAATTTGACATCAGGCTGCGCTATGAGCAGCAGTACCGCCGGACGGTCGATGATATTCAGCAACTGATGGTCCCTACAATGACCGGCGGCAAAATTCCTTTGAAAGAAATTTCAACCATCAAAACCGTCACTGGGCCTGCATTTGTATATCGTGACAACAATAAACGGTTTATCGGGGTGAAATTCTCGGTACGTGAAAGAGATTTGGGAAGTACCATTGCCGATGCTCAAAATCGGGTGAAACCATTGTTAAAAACACTTCCAAAAGGCTACTCTGTAAACTGGTCAGGAGAATTTGAAAACCAGGTGCGCGCTACTGCAAGGTTGGGACAAGTTGTTCCCATAAGCTTGATAGGAATCTTCATATTACTGTTCATTATGTTCAGCAATGCCAAAGATGCCGGGCTCGTACTCATCAATGTACCTTTTGCACTGATCGGCGGGATACTTGCCCTCCATGTTACCCATATGAATTTCGGGATTTCGGCAGGCGTCGGTTTTATAGCGCTCTTTGGTCTCTGCGTGCAGAATGGGGTAATTCTGATATCAGTCTTTAACAAAAATCTCGCAGCACGAATGTCCCTGGATGATGCGATCAGAGAAGGTGTAAAATCCAGGATCCGGCCAGTGATCATGACCGCACTGATGGCAGCGATCGGCTTGCTTCCCGCAGCCACATCGACCGGTATCGGTTCAGAAACGCAAAAACCATTGGCGATCGTGGTGATTGGCGGGCTGATAACGGCCACGGTCCTTACCCTGCTCATTTTTCCGATCATCTACGGATTTTTCAATCGCAAGATCAAAACCTCGAAATACGCGTAA
- a CDS encoding sigma-54-dependent transcriptional regulator — MKKIVVVDDEADICFLLKRFLSKNDFIVETAQNGKDGLALIDSVSPDLVMTDFRLGDITGTELLTAIKAKRPNVPVLIITGYSDIKVAVSVMKLGAYDYITKPLFPDEILVTVKKAIADAESSKNEDAEYNLPVSGDTIETSKPARRMHSKTKAGYIMGQSEISDSLFRQVDLVAPTNFSVIIYGESGSGKEAIAQEIHNRSRRKDMPFVAMDCGAISKELAGSELFGHEKGSFTGALQTKIGHFEMANGGTLFLDEVSNLSYEIQVALLRVVQERKMRRIGGSKEIDLDVRILVASNERLLDSARNGKFREDLYYRFNEFTIEVPALRNRKDDMMLFANSFLETTNVELNKNVIGFSEEVKNDFINYSWPGNLRELKNVIKRATLLSDGDLIEEKSLPFEIVNYKKLKDLDDEPNILAATLPGAVDALDGDDSKPSLKTVANEAEYDMIMQVLRDVNFNKSKAARLLNIDRKTLYNKMKQFDI, encoded by the coding sequence ATGAAAAAAATTGTTGTTGTTGATGATGAGGCAGACATTTGCTTCTTATTGAAGAGATTTTTATCCAAAAATGATTTTATAGTTGAAACAGCGCAAAACGGCAAAGATGGTCTCGCATTGATAGACTCGGTATCGCCAGACCTGGTTATGACCGACTTCCGGCTGGGCGATATTACCGGTACCGAGTTGCTGACTGCCATTAAAGCCAAGCGTCCCAATGTTCCGGTTTTGATTATTACAGGCTATTCCGACATCAAAGTGGCTGTTAGTGTGATGAAGCTCGGCGCCTACGATTACATTACCAAACCTCTTTTTCCGGACGAAATCCTGGTAACGGTGAAGAAAGCCATTGCCGATGCCGAGTCGTCCAAAAATGAGGACGCCGAATACAATTTGCCTGTTTCCGGAGATACTATTGAAACCAGCAAACCCGCCCGGAGAATGCATTCCAAAACCAAGGCAGGTTATATAATGGGACAAAGCGAAATTTCGGATAGCCTTTTCAGGCAGGTGGACCTGGTTGCACCCACCAATTTCAGTGTGATTATTTACGGGGAAAGTGGCTCGGGTAAGGAGGCGATTGCGCAGGAAATACACAACAGGTCGAGAAGAAAAGATATGCCTTTTGTCGCTATGGACTGTGGTGCGATATCCAAAGAACTAGCTGGAAGTGAGCTGTTTGGTCACGAAAAAGGATCGTTTACGGGAGCGCTGCAAACTAAAATCGGCCATTTCGAAATGGCAAATGGCGGCACATTGTTTCTGGACGAAGTTTCCAACTTGTCCTACGAAATACAGGTGGCTTTGCTACGGGTAGTACAAGAGCGCAAGATGCGCCGGATCGGTGGCTCGAAGGAGATAGACCTGGATGTACGGATCCTTGTGGCGAGTAATGAACGACTGCTTGATTCTGCCCGGAATGGCAAGTTTCGTGAAGATTTGTATTATCGTTTCAATGAATTTACCATTGAAGTACCGGCATTAAGGAACCGTAAAGACGATATGATGCTGTTTGCGAATTCTTTCCTGGAAACGACCAACGTGGAGCTCAACAAGAACGTGATCGGGTTTTCGGAAGAGGTTAAAAATGATTTCATCAACTACTCCTGGCCGGGTAACCTTCGCGAACTGAAGAACGTGATCAAACGCGCCACACTGTTGTCTGACGGAGACTTAATCGAGGAAAAATCGCTGCCTTTTGAAATCGTCAATTACAAGAAATTGAAAGACCTTGATGATGAACCCAACATACTCGCTGCAACCCTGCCCGGTGCGGTCGATGCGCTGGACGGTGACGACTCCAAACCGAGCCTGAAAACAGTAGCAAATGAGGCGGAATACGATATGATCATGCAGGTGTTGAGAGATGTGAATTTCAATAAGAGCAAGGCAGCCCGGCTATTGAATATCGACAGGAAGACCCTGTACAACAAGATGAAGCAGTTTGATATTTAG
- a CDS encoding YtxH domain-containing protein: MSGNKAFWGIVTAAAVGAVIGLLFAPDDGGKMRKKIKKKTNSLASDLIEALEKSKEKASDAADEIKKEGLEYKDTAAKKAEEYSSAAKEEWNKY; the protein is encoded by the coding sequence ATGTCAGGTAATAAAGCTTTTTGGGGTATTGTAACTGCTGCAGCTGTGGGCGCAGTAATAGGGCTGCTGTTCGCGCCGGATGATGGTGGCAAAATGAGGAAAAAGATCAAGAAAAAAACCAACAGTTTGGCCAGTGATTTGATAGAGGCGCTTGAGAAAAGCAAAGAGAAAGCATCTGATGCTGCCGACGAAATTAAAAAGGAAGGGCTGGAGTATAAAGATACCGCTGCAAAGAAAGCAGAAGAGTATAGTAGCGCGGCCAAGGAAGAGTGGAATAAATATTAA
- a CDS encoding response regulator, whose translation MKIVIIEDEQELGALMRNFLVRQLNIKFPDTAVKVAGSITDGVQCIREIKPDWIFIDNNLPDGKGIDEIQNIKKMYDSGKIKIVMMSAMTNLKDEAFRNGADYFLDKPISFVEVRHILTSQRES comes from the coding sequence ATGAAAATTGTAATAATTGAAGATGAGCAGGAGCTGGGGGCATTGATGCGCAATTTTCTAGTCAGACAGTTAAATATCAAATTCCCGGACACGGCAGTCAAGGTAGCAGGGTCGATAACGGACGGAGTGCAATGTATCAGGGAAATAAAACCCGATTGGATATTCATTGACAACAACTTACCCGATGGCAAAGGAATTGACGAGATCCAAAATATCAAAAAAATGTATGACAGCGGCAAGATCAAAATTGTAATGATGAGTGCTATGACAAATCTTAAAGACGAGGCTTTCCGCAACGGCGCGGATTACTTTTTAGATAAGCCAATCAGCTTTGTGGAGGTCCGGCACATACTCACAAGTCAGAGGGAAAGTTAA
- a CDS encoding tetratricopeptide repeat protein — protein sequence MVQKIYILVSSGILLMLMALSPNTASAQDFSECQKIVKDLLPVFNRSFEENNPALLREESYQRGIRSLQAAYSLYHKRAFQPSDSVQRMNNEAVILALSGNYQKALHIMEELDLSTQDAYLHYNRGLFAMLSGRYEAARNDFADAPGGVQATLNTMVTYAKQKKYGQAIDFAGQNSAKGTGGKWNYNVGMVYKFNGQLTEAVDEMSAAVRQKDEMAYRLQRGDILMRTGNEKRAVKDFEKVSRTHPKAQIRYANALLSLNQFGAAKAVFEKYLESNERTFRGDAYLGMGHSFYGLMQISEAQRYYKLASTLKRETPALQSGIGNTHLSKHEYQTAFTLFDRVIKKDSTYLPAYLGRAVANYGQKKYDLALKDFKKAEKALNEDNKFFADLFVTKAFSEYYLKQTTGAQSDFQKAIKLDGARYEALAGMSSIMIDQKRFSEAGQYLSKALQYEQGYDLMWSNYGNLLLHFDMFKKGYQVFKKAVSLNPSNVNAQNGWGIVLLENDQLDRSMSLFDSLVREKPELPFLHNNHGIVQAYIGNRHDQRHQVNEANARYDGSYDDFKKAMDAAPSRKFYNVNQGNVYRYLEKYDEAKLSYQSYQDKSALNNTAVMYAGQERIKDAKYYLGIAIQIDSLHRVFQYNMTVLVKGKQKEMMRLVASSDENSPFSDIGIKYSRDGFVTIYLYDYEYDVLSFPGRHYMPLPVAEYKEDYFIPEYDFKLIAYPKKKSDAPKNKKVRYHSQKVKLPGSRARSGTKCPVLF from the coding sequence ATGGTACAGAAAATCTACATACTTGTTTCATCAGGTATATTGCTGATGTTGATGGCTTTATCCCCTAATACAGCATCTGCGCAGGATTTTAGTGAGTGCCAGAAAATAGTAAAAGATTTGTTGCCGGTCTTCAACAGGTCATTTGAAGAAAACAACCCGGCATTGCTCCGCGAAGAATCCTACCAGCGCGGAATCCGTAGTTTACAAGCCGCCTATTCGCTCTACCACAAGCGGGCTTTCCAGCCTTCCGATTCTGTTCAACGCATGAACAATGAGGCGGTTATCCTGGCCTTGTCGGGCAATTACCAGAAGGCGCTTCATATTATGGAAGAGCTGGACCTGAGTACCCAGGACGCTTACCTTCATTATAACCGCGGATTGTTCGCCATGCTTTCGGGCCGGTACGAGGCCGCGAGAAATGATTTTGCGGATGCCCCGGGGGGTGTCCAGGCTACGTTGAATACAATGGTTACATATGCGAAGCAAAAGAAATATGGGCAGGCCATTGATTTTGCGGGACAAAACTCCGCAAAGGGTACCGGGGGGAAATGGAATTATAATGTCGGGATGGTTTACAAATTCAATGGTCAGCTAACGGAAGCGGTGGACGAAATGTCGGCAGCAGTCCGCCAGAAAGACGAAATGGCTTACAGGCTGCAAAGAGGGGATATCCTGATGCGCACCGGTAATGAAAAACGAGCTGTCAAAGACTTTGAAAAAGTATCACGGACTCACCCAAAAGCCCAGATCCGCTACGCCAATGCGCTTTTATCTTTGAATCAGTTTGGGGCTGCCAAGGCTGTTTTTGAGAAATACCTGGAAAGTAACGAGCGGACGTTCAGGGGCGATGCTTACCTGGGAATGGGACATTCTTTTTATGGTCTCATGCAGATTAGCGAGGCGCAGCGGTACTACAAATTAGCTTCAACTTTGAAGCGGGAAACGCCCGCTCTGCAATCGGGGATAGGAAATACGCATTTATCAAAACACGAGTACCAGACAGCTTTTACGCTTTTTGATCGGGTTATTAAGAAGGATTCGACCTATCTGCCAGCCTATCTGGGACGCGCTGTCGCGAACTATGGGCAAAAAAAATATGATCTGGCGCTAAAAGATTTCAAAAAAGCGGAAAAAGCATTGAATGAGGATAACAAGTTTTTTGCAGACCTTTTTGTGACCAAAGCTTTTTCAGAATATTACTTGAAGCAAACCACCGGCGCTCAGAGTGATTTTCAAAAGGCGATTAAGCTCGATGGTGCGCGTTACGAGGCGCTGGCTGGAATGAGCAGTATCATGATCGACCAGAAACGCTTCTCGGAGGCAGGACAGTACCTGTCGAAAGCGCTGCAATACGAACAGGGATATGATCTTATGTGGAGCAATTATGGAAACCTGCTTTTGCATTTTGATATGTTTAAGAAGGGTTACCAGGTATTTAAGAAAGCAGTTTCCCTGAATCCTTCCAATGTTAACGCACAGAATGGATGGGGGATAGTGTTGCTTGAAAATGACCAACTGGATAGGTCTATGTCGCTGTTTGACAGCTTGGTGCGTGAGAAACCGGAGTTGCCGTTCCTCCATAATAATCACGGCATCGTGCAGGCGTATATAGGGAACAGGCATGACCAGCGCCATCAGGTAAATGAAGCGAATGCGAGATATGATGGGTCGTATGATGACTTTAAAAAAGCAATGGACGCAGCTCCTTCCAGAAAATTTTATAATGTAAATCAGGGAAATGTATACCGGTACCTTGAAAAGTACGATGAAGCCAAACTGAGCTATCAGAGCTATCAGGACAAAAGCGCACTCAATAACACCGCAGTCATGTATGCGGGGCAAGAGCGTATCAAAGACGCGAAGTACTATCTAGGCATTGCGATCCAGATCGATTCACTGCACAGGGTATTTCAGTATAACATGACGGTTTTGGTTAAAGGCAAACAGAAAGAAATGATGCGACTCGTGGCTTCTTCGGACGAGAACAGCCCTTTTTCGGACATCGGGATCAAATACAGCCGGGATGGTTTCGTAACGATTTACCTCTACGACTATGAGTATGACGTTCTTTCATTCCCTGGGCGTCACTATATGCCGTTGCCGGTGGCGGAATACAAGGAGGATTATTTTATTCCTGAATACGATTTCAAGCTCATAGCCTATCCGAAGAAGAAGTCGGATGCGCCGAAAAACAAAAAGGTAAGATATCATAGCCAGAAGGTGAAGTTGCCTGGCTCACGGGCCAGATCAGGCACCAAATGTCCTGTTCTGTTTTAA
- the rpoN gene encoding RNA polymerase factor sigma-54, which translates to MQRQTQTQRQTLKYSPLQIQMLNLLHLTTMELEQRIKEELEENPILEEGKEENASEDTADEFQDPADAAGSGDDTSVQDYYDWDEFRDDDIPDYKTYANNQSPDNELYTRPMVESISFRDDLKQQVHFLRLDERQQLIADFILDSLDEDGFLRREPEVIADDISFANSMFIDTDEVNQMLKVIQQLDPAGIAANDLRECLLIQLARSENQNDIWKWACKIVTDAFDELGSRNYDKIMRITGLDEESLKKAIQLITTLNPKPASGLRNDSLVNESIKPDFMLRYTEDGEIEVQLTWGNSPALKLNKLFTKMAEQKNDKATNQFLKNKMNSAKWFIDAIKQRENTMLSTLKAIVKLQYDYFQSGDIKKLRPMILKDVAEIIDMDISTVSRVTTNKYVQTPFGIVLLKDLFTEGVTNEDGTEVSNREIQEAIREIVSEEEKRHPYNDQQITDMLSDRGYSVARRTVAKYREQLNIPTARLRVTI; encoded by the coding sequence ATGCAAAGACAGACGCAGACGCAAAGACAGACATTGAAATACTCTCCATTGCAAATTCAGATGCTGAATTTACTGCATTTGACGACAATGGAATTGGAGCAAAGAATAAAGGAAGAACTGGAAGAAAATCCGATACTGGAAGAGGGCAAAGAGGAGAATGCGTCCGAAGATACTGCTGACGAATTTCAAGATCCCGCTGATGCTGCGGGCTCGGGGGACGATACTTCCGTACAGGATTATTACGATTGGGATGAATTTCGGGACGACGACATTCCGGATTACAAGACTTATGCTAACAACCAGTCGCCCGATAATGAATTATATACACGTCCAATGGTGGAATCCATCTCATTCCGGGACGATTTGAAACAACAGGTACACTTCCTGCGACTGGATGAAAGACAGCAGCTTATCGCCGATTTTATTCTTGACTCACTCGACGAAGATGGCTTTTTGAGGAGAGAACCAGAGGTGATCGCGGACGATATTTCATTCGCGAACAGCATGTTTATCGACACCGACGAAGTGAACCAGATGTTGAAAGTTATCCAGCAGCTGGATCCTGCGGGAATCGCCGCCAATGATCTCAGAGAATGTCTGCTGATCCAGCTTGCGAGGTCGGAGAATCAGAATGACATTTGGAAATGGGCGTGCAAGATCGTTACCGATGCATTTGACGAACTGGGTTCACGGAATTACGACAAGATCATGCGCATAACCGGGCTAGACGAGGAATCATTGAAAAAAGCAATCCAACTCATTACAACCCTTAATCCAAAACCAGCCTCGGGCTTACGCAACGATTCGCTTGTGAATGAAAGTATTAAGCCGGACTTTATGCTGAGGTATACAGAGGATGGTGAGATAGAGGTACAGCTTACCTGGGGAAATAGTCCGGCATTGAAACTGAACAAGCTGTTTACCAAAATGGCGGAGCAGAAAAACGACAAGGCGACCAACCAGTTCCTGAAAAACAAGATGAATTCGGCGAAATGGTTTATCGATGCGATCAAGCAGAGAGAAAATACCATGCTGAGCACGCTCAAAGCCATTGTCAAGCTGCAATACGATTACTTCCAGTCCGGCGACATCAAGAAGCTGCGCCCGATGATCCTGAAAGATGTGGCGGAAATTATTGATATGGATATCTCAACTGTTTCCCGCGTCACGACGAACAAATACGTTCAGACGCCATTCGGGATTGTGTTACTGAAAGATCTGTTCACGGAAGGAGTTACGAATGAGGACGGAACGGAAGTATCAAACCGGGAAATTCAGGAAGCGATCAGGGAAATTGTTAGTGAAGAAGAAAAAAGGCACCCTTATAACGATCAACAGATTACAGATATGCTTTCGGACAGAGGATATTCGGTAGCAAGGCGGACAGTGGCCAAGTATCGTGAGCAATTGAATATTCCTACTGCTAGACTGCGTGTTACCATTTAA
- a CDS encoding hybrid sensor histidine kinase/response regulator codes for MNKLIKVLLVDDDEDDYFLTREYFQDLVNWKFDITWCSTFRDAQDRIRNEKFDLYLFDYLLGESTGIDLIELACQFECEEPIILLTGKGDTKIAVEALRLGAADYLIKSELDAEKLERSIRYALERTSVMKALKHSERRYRRIFEESNDFLFISDLSGNIIDLNASAGVLTGYPEDDLKLRNILDLIEDPQFDMLWQNIAEHTIHDYEIRLLTKDGDKKYCLFSASVEIDDDHPYIQGRIHDMTARKQSERERLFSEKMAVTGRLVRMLAHEVRNPLTNVNLSAEQLEMELTDEDQKFYTEIIKRNCTRINDLISQLLQPSGSEDIELVNNSVHSVLDQAIKAALDRVQLKRIQIAKQFAEEEMDLPLDPVSLEMAFLNLITNAIEAMEEDRGILRIATKTQGEMIQVIFTDNGSGISEDDMEKIFEPYFTGKNNGMGIGLSTTMSIIHAHHGRIDVQSQLGIGTTFTISFQTSK; via the coding sequence ATGAATAAACTGATCAAGGTCCTTCTCGTCGATGACGACGAAGATGATTATTTTCTGACACGGGAATATTTTCAGGATTTGGTGAACTGGAAATTTGATATAACCTGGTGTTCAACATTCAGAGACGCGCAAGACCGTATCAGGAATGAAAAATTTGACCTGTATCTTTTCGACTATTTATTAGGCGAAAGCACAGGGATTGACCTCATTGAGCTGGCCTGCCAGTTTGAATGCGAAGAACCTATCATTCTTTTGACAGGCAAAGGCGACACCAAAATCGCTGTTGAGGCACTCCGCCTTGGAGCGGCCGACTATCTCATCAAAAGTGAACTGGATGCCGAAAAACTGGAGAGAAGTATCCGGTATGCATTGGAACGGACTTCGGTTATGAAGGCCTTGAAGCATAGTGAACGCAGATACCGCCGCATTTTTGAGGAATCCAATGACTTCCTTTTCATTAGTGATCTTTCCGGAAATATCATTGACCTCAATGCATCGGCTGGTGTGCTGACGGGTTATCCCGAAGACGATCTCAAACTGCGGAACATACTGGATCTGATCGAAGATCCTCAGTTTGATATGCTATGGCAAAATATCGCCGAACATACCATTCACGATTACGAGATCCGGTTATTGACGAAGGACGGCGATAAGAAATACTGTCTCTTTTCGGCCTCTGTCGAAATCGATGATGATCATCCTTACATCCAGGGCCGGATCCACGATATGACCGCCCGGAAACAGTCGGAAAGAGAAAGGCTTTTCTCTGAGAAAATGGCGGTTACGGGCCGGTTGGTGCGAATGCTGGCGCATGAGGTACGCAATCCGCTTACCAATGTGAACCTTTCGGCAGAGCAGCTGGAAATGGAGCTGACGGACGAAGACCAGAAATTTTACACCGAGATTATCAAACGAAATTGCACGCGGATCAACGATCTGATCTCGCAATTGCTGCAACCGTCCGGTTCGGAAGACATTGAGCTGGTCAACAACTCGGTACATTCTGTGCTCGATCAGGCGATTAAGGCAGCTCTTGACCGCGTTCAGCTGAAAAGGATCCAGATCGCCAAACAGTTTGCAGAAGAAGAGATGGACTTACCGCTTGATCCGGTATCCCTGGAAATGGCTTTCCTCAACCTCATCACCAACGCAATCGAGGCAATGGAGGAGGACCGCGGAATTTTGCGCATCGCCACCAAAACCCAGGGAGAGATGATCCAGGTTATTTTTACGGACAATGGATCCGGTATCAGTGAGGACGATATGGAGAAAATTTTTGAGCCTTATTTTACCGGGAAAAACAATGGAATGGGCATCGGGCTGTCCACTACCATGAGCATTATCCACGCGCATCACGGGCGGATAGATGTGCAGTCGCAACTGGGTATCGGAACAACCTTTACAATCAGTTTCCAGACTAGCAAATAA